A genomic window from Paenibacillus thermoaerophilus includes:
- a CDS encoding ketoacyl-ACP synthase III: protein MIETPAPFVSRSRITAIGGYVPERTLTNFDLEKMVDTSDEWIVRRTGIRERRIAAENQLTSDLCVAAIRNLAERHQADLSDVDLLLVATITPDHATPSTACQVQAKLSLPVRMAAFDLNAACGGFVYALHVANGLITAGLHRKALVVGAEKLSSITNDEDRTTCVLFGDGAGAVLLEACEPEQASFAGPTLLETEGKRGASLYCTNHPEAFADSGRAETEDGSRKSGFIVQNGREVYKWAATRVPAGIARLLEQHRLTAGDIDWFVPHSANARMIESIAESAGLPLDRTLTSLEKFGNTSAASIPLALWQAEEAGRLRDGDRLLLYGFGGGLVQAAMIVRCGFARSHPSP, encoded by the coding sequence ATGATTGAGACACCGGCGCCGTTCGTTTCCCGCTCCCGCATAACCGCCATCGGAGGTTATGTGCCCGAAAGAACATTAACCAACTTCGATCTTGAGAAAATGGTCGATACGAGCGACGAGTGGATCGTTCGCCGAACCGGCATCCGCGAGCGGCGCATCGCCGCGGAGAACCAGTTGACCAGCGATCTGTGCGTAGCGGCGATCCGCAATCTGGCCGAGCGGCATCAGGCGGATCTCAGCGATGTCGATCTGCTGCTGGTCGCAACCATCACTCCGGATCATGCCACGCCGAGCACCGCCTGCCAAGTGCAAGCCAAATTGTCGCTGCCCGTTCGTATGGCCGCATTCGATCTCAATGCCGCCTGCGGCGGTTTCGTGTACGCCCTGCACGTGGCGAACGGCCTGATCACGGCCGGACTTCACCGCAAAGCGCTGGTCGTCGGCGCCGAGAAGCTCAGTTCGATCACGAATGACGAGGACCGGACGACGTGCGTGCTGTTCGGCGACGGCGCCGGAGCCGTCCTGCTGGAAGCGTGCGAACCGGAGCAAGCTTCTTTTGCCGGTCCGACGCTGTTGGAGACCGAAGGCAAACGCGGCGCTTCCTTATATTGCACCAACCATCCGGAAGCATTCGCCGATTCCGGCCGTGCCGAAACCGAAGACGGCTCCCGCAAGTCCGGCTTCATCGTTCAGAACGGACGCGAGGTGTACAAATGGGCCGCGACCCGTGTTCCGGCCGGAATCGCCCGATTGCTGGAGCAGCATCGGCTTACAGCCGGCGATATCGATTGGTTCGTGCCCCACAGCGCCAACGCCCGCATGATCGAATCGATCGCCGAATCCGCCGGCCTGCCGCTCGACCGCACGCTCACCAGTCTGGAGAAGTTCGGAAACACATCGGCCGCCTCGATCCCGCTGGCGCTCTGGCAAGCGGAAGAAGCCGGCCGCCTGCGGGATGGCGACCGGCTTCTTCTATACGGATTCGGCGGCGGTCTCGTGCAAGCCGCGATGATCGTGCGCTGCGGCTTCGCCCGCAGCCATCCGTCTCCGTGA
- a CDS encoding SPFH domain-containing protein, producing the protein MKETKAWKINGFLAVLLFAAFTGGGVWLLIQQSVVPGIALLVLAFILISSITIVHPNEGMAITFFGKYIGTIRDSGLWMTVPLAQRKKISLRVRNFDCKKLKVNDVEGNPIEIAAVVVFRVTDSAKALFEVDQYEEFVEIQSETALRHVASKYPYDLFGEDGYSLRGNSDEVSAELSRELQERLAVAGVEVLESRLTHLAYATEIASAMLQRQQAAAIIAARQKIVEGAVGMVQAAIEQLQREQIVELDEERKAVMVNNLMVAIVSDRSAQPVLNTGTLY; encoded by the coding sequence ATGAAAGAGACCAAAGCTTGGAAGATCAACGGCTTTCTTGCGGTGCTGCTATTTGCGGCGTTTACCGGCGGAGGCGTCTGGCTGCTGATCCAGCAATCGGTCGTTCCCGGTATCGCGCTGCTCGTTCTGGCGTTTATCCTGATCAGTTCAATTACGATCGTGCACCCGAATGAAGGCATGGCGATTACGTTCTTCGGCAAATATATCGGCACGATTCGCGACAGCGGTCTGTGGATGACCGTGCCTCTCGCCCAACGAAAAAAAATCTCCCTGCGGGTGCGCAACTTCGATTGCAAAAAGCTGAAAGTCAACGACGTGGAAGGCAATCCGATCGAGATCGCGGCCGTGGTCGTCTTCCGGGTAACCGATTCCGCCAAGGCGCTGTTCGAGGTCGATCAATACGAGGAGTTCGTGGAGATTCAGAGCGAGACCGCCCTTCGCCATGTCGCCAGCAAATATCCGTACGATCTGTTCGGCGAAGACGGCTACAGCTTGCGGGGCAATTCCGACGAAGTGTCGGCGGAGCTCAGCCGGGAGCTGCAGGAGCGCCTGGCGGTGGCCGGGGTGGAGGTGCTGGAATCTCGGCTCACGCATCTGGCTTACGCCACCGAGATCGCCAGCGCGATGCTTCAGCGGCAGCAGGCGGCCGCGATTATCGCCGCGCGCCAGAAAATCGTCGAAGGCGCCGTCGGGATGGTGCAGGCGGCGATCGAGCAGCTCCAGCGGGAGCAGATCGTCGAGTTGGACGAGGAACGCAAAGCGGTTATGGTCAACAATCTCATGGTCGCCATCGTGTCGGACCGCTCCGCCCAGCCGGTGCTGAATACGGGAACGCTGTATTGA
- a CDS encoding YhcN/YlaJ family sporulation lipoprotein has protein sequence MNIQRMTVLASATALIALAAACTNHQGGVSPKTHTLYTKDDLGRGSYSGKKALTNEDRTNTWSDYTIDPHDEQYNAPDAVPLPETSVSGGKGTDTGRTGVYGIPVPETRIGPNGVPTGQIGETGTGTGNGTAGGARMFGGSGNPQDYGMMAVTHQNRSMRFDSDASMQVSALNGVRSANVIATDRNAYVAVVLQRGNPVSLPDLRDRIANVVMSVSPSARMVYMSSDPEFVNKVNSYVLELRGGTPMESLLPEFNALTERWFPTGTGLARPPES, from the coding sequence ATGAACATTCAACGCATGACGGTTTTGGCCTCGGCGACTGCGCTCATCGCGCTTGCGGCCGCCTGCACGAACCATCAGGGGGGCGTATCGCCCAAGACCCATACTTTGTATACCAAGGATGATCTGGGCCGTGGCAGCTATTCGGGCAAAAAAGCGTTGACCAACGAAGATCGCACGAACACGTGGTCGGACTATACGATCGACCCGCACGACGAACAATACAACGCGCCGGATGCCGTGCCGCTGCCCGAGACGTCGGTGAGCGGGGGAAAAGGCACCGATACGGGAAGAACCGGGGTCTACGGGATTCCCGTGCCGGAGACAAGAATCGGGCCCAACGGCGTTCCGACGGGCCAAATCGGGGAGACGGGAACCGGAACGGGCAACGGGACGGCCGGCGGCGCCCGGATGTTCGGAGGGTCGGGCAACCCGCAAGACTACGGCATGATGGCCGTCACTCATCAAAACCGCAGCATGCGGTTCGATTCGGACGCTTCCATGCAGGTGTCCGCGCTGAACGGGGTGCGGTCGGCGAATGTGATCGCAACGGACCGCAATGCCTATGTCGCGGTCGTGCTTCAGCGCGGGAATCCGGTCAGCCTGCCTGATCTGCGCGACCGTATCGCCAACGTGGTCATGTCGGTCAGCCCGTCCGCCCGCATGGTCTACATGTCTTCCGATCCCGAATTTGTGAACAAGGTCAATTCGTATGTGCTGGAGCTTCGCGGCGGGACGCCCATGGAAAGCTTGCTGCCGGAATTCAACGCCCTGACGGAGCGGTGGTTCCCGACCGGAACCGGACTGGCCCGTCCTCCCGAATCATGA
- a CDS encoding Arc family DNA-binding protein has product MASKKQFPLRLDPVLYEALERWAADEFRSVNSHIEYVLRDALMRAGRLPGRVARQDLPGDRPAEP; this is encoded by the coding sequence ATGGCATCCAAAAAACAATTTCCGTTACGGCTCGATCCCGTCCTGTACGAAGCCCTGGAACGATGGGCGGCGGACGAATTCCGCAGCGTCAACAGTCATATCGAATACGTGCTCCGCGACGCCTTGATGCGCGCGGGCAGGCTTCCGGGCCGCGTTGCGCGGCAGGACCTTCCGGGAGACCGTCCGGCTGAACCGTGA